GCGCAGCGCCATGGCGATGTCTTCGCCGAGGCGCATCGTCGCCGCTTCGTCAGCGAGAAACCGCTCCACCATCGCCGAGGCTATTCAGCCGCCGCGCGAATGCCGGCCGGTGCCGCCGGGAAGGTGCAGATCACCGTCGTGCCCCGGTTCTCGCCCGTCTCGATGCGCACCGAACCGCCGTGCAATTCGACGAAGCTCTTGACGATGGAGAGCCCGAGTCCGGCGCCGCGCCGACGACCGCCATTAACCCGCGGCTCGAAACGGCGGAACACCGAATCCAGCACGTCCGGCGGCATACCCGGCCCATCGTCCTGCACCGAAAATTCGACACCTTCTGCCGTTTCGCGACAGGCCAACCTGATGGTGCTGCCTTCCGGCGCGTAGTTGGCGGCGTTGCTCAGCAGATTGTAGAGGATTTGCCGCACGCGCGTTTCGTCGCCGTGGAAGCTCTTCGGCGCGGCCGCGATGTCGATGCCGAGCCGGATCGCATGCTCCTCCAGCCGGTCGGCCACCAGTTCGGCGGCGGCCTTGACCGTGCCTTCCACCTTAACCTCGGAAATATCGAGCTGCATGATGCCGGCGTCGACGGTGGCGAGATCGAGGATGTCGTTGACGATGGTGAGCAGCACCGACGAGGAGGAACCGATATGGTCCAGATATTCCTGCTGCTTGGTGGTGAGCGGCCCCGTCCCCGGCAACGACAGCAATTCGGTGAAGCCGATGATGTTGGTCAGCGGCGAGCGCAGTTCGTAGGACACATGCTGGACGAAATCGTTCTTGAGCTGATCCGACTTCAAGAGTGCGTCGTTCTTATCCTTCAGCGCCCGCTCGACATTGACGCTGTCCGTCACGTCGACAAAGGTGAACATCACCTGGCCGTTCGGCAGATGGATGACGGCGTAGCGCAGCGTATTGCCGTTCTCCAGCGTGGTCTGGCCGTGGTGGTCGCGGCGTTCGTCGTCAAAGCCTGTGACGGCCGCGACGAAGCCCGCCCACGGCCCGTCCTTGGCGCGACCGGCGCAAAGATCGCGGATGGTGGTGACGTGAACGGCAGGCAGCACGGCCTCCGCCGGCAATTCCCACATCTGGGCGAATGCGGGGTTGGACAGGCGCAGCCGGCCATCCGGCCCGAACACGGCGACGCCCTCGGTGAGGTTGTCGAGCGTTTCACCCTGCACGCGCACTGCCGTCTGGTAGCGGCTCTCGAGATCGATCTTCTCGGTCAGGTTCTCGAAAACCCAGGTGACGCCCCCCTTAGGCTGCGGATTGCCGACGACGCGAATGGTCTTGCCGTCCGGCAGGTGCCACCAGTGCTCCACCGGCTCGACTGAGCGATAGGCCGAAAGCAGGTTCTCCTTCCAGCGGCGCCATTCCGGCTGCTCAGCGATCTTGCCTGCGCTGCGCAGGCGGTCGAGCAGCAGCACATTGTCGGGCGTGCTGGAGAGGAAGGCCGTATCCAGACCCCACAGCTTCTGGAAGGCCTGGTTGTAGAAGCGCAGTTTCTCGTCGGCGTTGAAGATGGCAACCGCCGTGTTGAGCTTATCCAGCGTGTCGGCATGGCTGCGCACGGTGCGCTCATATTCCTCGCGCATGGCATCGGCGGCGCTGATGTCATGGGCAAGGCCGGCCGAGCCATCGGTGCCGGCAAAATCGGTGACGGCGAAGACATGGCGGTCGCCAGCGATGACGGTCGACAGCGTTTGCTCGAACACCGGCCTCGACTTGTGTTCACTGGCGATAGCGTCCCGCGCCTGGCTACCCAGGAACTCGCGGCCGTCGCGCAGTGCGGCGTCGCGGTCGGCGGCTTCAACCGCGGTCCAGTAAGCGCGGTTGACCCATTTCAAGCGACCGTCGGCACCACGCATCCACAGCGGCATCTTCAGCACATCGAACAGGCCCAGCACGGTATCGTGCTCGGCGCTGACACGCTGGTGCTCGAGCTTCAGCCGGGCCAGGTTGCGCTGCGCCTCGGACAGGGACACGAAGCGGACGATGCCATGCGCGGCGCCCTTGCGCCCCTGGATTTCGAGCGGAGCGCCGGCTTGCGTTTCAGCGACGAGATCGAAGGCAATGCCCTTTTCGCGCAATGCAGCGACGGCATTCTCAAGCGCGGCGGCCGAACGCGGCATCAACCAGCGGCCGAAGGCTAGGAAGGCGGCGCGGTCGTCCGGCGCGCCGGTCTCCATCGGCAACGAGCCGACGATTTCGGGTTTCTTGTTCTCGGCTGGCCATACAACCACGCGCTGGTCGCGCAGGTTGAGCAAGGCTTCAGAACGCTGCAGCGCGGCATTGGCGTCGGCGAGGCGCCCGCGCAGGTCGAGATTTTCGGCGGCGGTGCGCTGGCGCTCGCGGATGAGCGCTATGGCGGACACGAAGGCGGCACCGACGACGCCGACGGTGAGAGCAAGCTGGATGACTTCCATGGTGCTGATCGGCACGCTGGTGCCCTTGACCAGCGCATCTTCGGCGCGAGCGGCCAACGCATGGAACGGAAGGACAAGCGCGGTACCGCAAAGCAGGCGCGCAAACCGGCCGCGCGGCGAAAGCCGCTGGCGGAAAGCTGAAGGGCGAGCCGCGATCGCCCTATCCTGATGGCCGCCGGCTACGGCCTGTCCCGCCTTGAGCGGGTCTTCCCCCGGCATGTCCTGGTCCTCTCCGCCTGAATGCAAGACCGCCCCCGATCCCGCGTCGCTCGCCCGGAATCCAGAACGCCGCGCGGCCCTGTCACGGACACGCAAAGAACGCTCCTTTACCTGGAAACCCGCGCCTCGTGCCGAGTGCCGGACGGGCCGCGGCCGCGCGCAAGCCGGAAGCTTCGCGAATCACCTCACCATACCCCCTCGCAGAATCGGCGTGAAGGCAGCGGCTGCGCAAAAATAAAGCCGGGCGAAATGTCAATCGCCCGGCTTCAATATATTGTAGCAGAACTAACTGCGATTAATAACGGTAGTGTTCCGGCTTGAACGGACCCTGGGTAGTCACACCGATATAGGCAGCCTGTTCATTGGAGAGGTCGGTGAGCTTGGCGCCAAGCTTGCCGAGATGCAGCCGGGCCACCTTCTCGTCGAGATGCTTGGGCAGCGTGTAGACCTTGTTCTCGTATTTGCCGGGCTGCGTCCACAGCTCCATCTGCGCCAGCACCTGGTTGGTGAAGGACGCCGACATGACGAAGCTCGGATGACCAGTGGCGTTGCCGAGGTTGAGCAGGCGGCCTTCCGACAAAAGCAGCAGACGCTTGCCATCCGGGAAGGAGATCATGTCGACCTGCGGCTTGACATTGGTCCATTTGAGATTGCGCAGGGCAGCGACCTGGATCTCGTTGTCGAAGTGGCCGATGTTGCCGACGATGACCATGTCCTTCATCGCCCGCATATGGTCGAGGGTGATGACGTCCTTGTTGCCGGTGGTGGTGATGACGATGTCGGCGGTCGGCGCCGCATCCTCCAGCGTGACCACTTCGAAGCCGTCCATAGCGGCCTGCAACGCGCAGATCGGGTCGACCTCGGTGACCTTCACGCGAGCACCGGCGCCGGACAGCGAAGCGGCCGAGCCCTTGCCGACGTCACCGTAGCCGCAAACGACGGCGACCTTGCCGGCCATCATCACGTCGGTGCCGCGGCGGATGCCGTCGACCAGTGATTCCTTGCAACCGTACTTGTTGTCGAACTTCGACTTGGTGACCGAGTCGTTGACGTTGATCGCCGGGAAGGGCAGCAGGCTCTTCTTCTGCAGCTGATAAAGCCGATTGACGCCGGTGGTGGTTTCCTCGGTGACGCCACGGATCGCCTCGCGCTGTTTGGTGAAGAAACCGGGCGAAGCCTTCAGGCGCTTCTTGATCTGCGCGAACAGGATTTCTTCTTCCTCGCTACCCGGCTTGGACAGCACGTCCTCGCCAGCCTCGGCACGGGCGCCGATCAGGATGTACATGGTGGCGTCGCCGCCATCGTCGAGGATCATGTTGGAGAGGCCGCCGTCGGCCCACTGGAAGATCTTGTCGGTGTAGTCCCAGTATTCTTCGAGCGACTCGCCCTTGACCGCGAAGACCGGGATGCCGCTCTCGGCAATCGCCGCGGCGGCGTGATCCTGGGTCGAGAAGATGTTGCAGGAAGCCCAGCGGATATCGGCACCCAGGGCCTTCAGCGTCTCGATCAGCACGGCGGTCTGGATGGTCATGTGCAGCGATCCGGTGATGCGAGCGCCCTGCAGCGGCTTCTTCTCGCCGAATTCCTCGCGGCAGGCCATCAGGCCCGGCATTTCCGTTTCGGCGATCTCGATTTCCTTGCGGCCCCAGCCGGCAAGCGAAATATCGGCGATCACATAGTCTTTGCTACCCGTCATTGTGGTGCTCCGATCTGGTTTTGCGTGCGGACGCGTTCAGGCCGTTTGGCGCAGGAAAATGAACGCGGCGTTGGCGCCTGCCTAGCAGATCACGCCGAAAGCGACAATGGGATATAAAGAAATCTTTATCTGCGCATATCGCAAAGGCTAGGCGATGTCGGGATTAACGACCGTCAAGGGCAAGTCGACACCGATCTTGTCCAGCATCTTTCGAAAGCCGGCAATGTCATAGCCACCACCTTCCGTGACGAGCGCGACGGTGCGGCCGGAGCCCTCGGCCGCGTCTGGCAAGGCAGCCACGACATTCTCCGCCGGGTCGAGAAGCAGCCACGTCGGCTGTGCCTGTTCGAAGAAGGAACGCAACCAGGGCAAATGCGTGCTGGAAAGGGTCAAAACATCGATTGAAGGATGTCGCGCGGCTATTTCGGCTGCAAATTCGGTTACAGCCAGGAGCGTTCGTTCCGGTTCAGACAGGAAAGCCCCGCTCTCAACCAGTTCGACCATCGGGGAAGCATTGATGAGCGCCACACTGGCGGGATCAACCGCGCGCTCACGAACAAAACGGGAAAGCTCGGCACTTTCGATCAGTGAGCGGACGCCCATGATACCGACCTGGCCGCTTCGGCTGCGTGCCAAAGCCTCCTCGAGCGGAGGCGCTACGCCGTAGACGGGCAACGGGCAGCTATCTCTCAATGCATCGAGAACCATGATCGACGGTGCATTCGAAGCCACCACAATCGCCTGCGGCGCGTATTCCAATAGAAAGCGGATGGTACCTTGGATGATCGACAGGAGCTCGTCCCTGCCTTTGCCCCCATAGGGGAAACGAGCCCTATCGGCGAAGTAGAGGATATCCCGCCGTGGCTGCCGGCGCCGGATCAACTCGACGATCGCGTAGCTGCCGATGCCGGCGTCGAATACAGCAATTGGTGTTGACAGCGCTAGGGGATCTGGAGAGCCCAAATGGGCCACCAAACTCAGATTTCCTCGCCGAACTTCGAGGCGACGAGATCGTCGAGTGCGGCGATCACCTCGGCGGCTTCCTTGCCGGACGCCGTGACACGGATCGAGCAGCCGGGGCTGGCGGCCAGCATCATCAGGCCCATGATCGAGGTGCCGCCGACCTTGGTGCCGTCCTTCTCGACATGGACGCACGCGTCGAAGCTGCCGGCGACCTGCACGAACTTTGCCGAGGCGCGAGCATGCAAGCCACGCTGGTTGATGATCCGCATGTCACGGGCGACGTGGCCAACTTCGGTGGACATGGTGCTCATTTGCTGGTCAGCAGTTGGCTGGCGACGTTGATGTATTTGCGGCCGGCGGCCTGGGCTTCGTCGAGCGCGGCGACCATGTTGTCGCTCTTGCGCACGCTGGAGAGCTTGATCAGCATCGGCAGGTTCATGCCGGCGATCACCTCGATCCGGCCTGCCTCCATCACCGAAATGGCGAGATTAGAAGGCGTGCCGCCGAACATGTCGGTGAGCAGGATGACGCCCGTGCCACCATCGACACGCCGCACCGCCTCGACGATATCGCGCCGGCGCTGCTCCATGTCGTCGTCAGCCCCAATGGCAACGGTCTCGAAATTCTCCTGCGGTCCCACGACGTGTTCCACCGCTAGGCGAAACTCGTCGGCCAGTCGACCGTGCGTCACGAGCACGAGTCCGATCATTCTTTGGCGGCTCCCGTCATGGCCCCTTCACAGGCGCATTTTATGCTCGCCAGCCTGTCCAGGCGGCGGGAGCGCTATCTTGTCGACGCACGGCGCGTTGACAAGCCCCAATTTGCACCATTCCGAGCCATTTTGACGCATTGCAGCATGAAAGTGCCGCAACGTCATCGAAAAGACGCGATCGACAGCCGCGCCGAGACGGCCGCCACCGCTGCGGTGACGTTGCGTGCCGCAACGTCAAGCGCGGCGATCGTGCAGCCGGCTATTTCTATGGTCGCATCCTTTTGGAAACGCTGCATTTCCGCCTCGGCAACCAGGCGCACGCAGAGGTCGATGACCGCTTCCTTCTCGAAGGCGAGCGGCTGCGGGCCGATGCCGGCAACCTCGGCGAGGCCGGCGATAGTGGGGGGTGCCTGGCAGACCAGACGACCGCCGTGGCCGGAAATGAAAAGCTGGTCGTCCGCGACCAGGCGCGAAAACAGGCCGAGGCTACGGAAGTGGCCGATCAGGGCCAGCGCCAGGGTCGATTTGCCTGCGCCCGAGGCGCCGGTGATCAGCAGACCGCAGTCGCCGGCCAGTAGCGCGGTGGCGTGGATGTTGCGCGGAGGCTCTACCGGCACGTTCGGTCCCTGGCCAAGGCGCCTCACCCTTCGGCCGGCAGCGCGACGATGAAGCGGGCACCCTTGATATCGCCGGGCTTGGTGCCGAGGATGTTCTCGGCGGTCAGCGTGCCGCCATGCGCCTCGACGATCTGACGGCTGATCGACAGGCCAAGGCCGGAATTCTGGCCGAAGGCTTCGCCGGCCGGACGGTCAGTGTAGAAGCGCTCGAAGATGCGCTCGATGTTCTCGGCGCGGATACCGGGACCGTTGTCTTCCACGGTCAGGATGTTGAACTTGCCGGAACGCGACAGCGACATCGAGATATGGCCGTGCTCGTCCGGCACGAAGGAGCGGGCATTCTCGATCAGGTTGGTGATGACCTGGCCGAGCCGCAGGTCGTGGCCCTGCACATAATAGCCCTTCACGCCCTGCGGCAGCTTGGCCACCTTGAGCTCCAGCTCCACCGCTTTCTTGTGGTGCGACGCCTCGCGCGAGATGCTGACGAGATCGGAGACGAATTGCTTGAAATCGACGCGCGCGGCGTCGTCGCGCGCCAGTTCGGCATCGAGCCGCGAAGCGTCGGAAATATCGGTGATGAGCCGGTCGAGCCGCCGCACATCGTGCTGGATGACCTCCATGAGCCGAGAGCGCGAGACCTCGTTCTTGGCCAGCGGCAAGGTTTCGACGGCGCTGCGCAGCGAGGTCAGCGGGTTCTTCAGTTCGTGCGAAACATCGGCCGCGAAACTCTCGATCGCCTCGATGCGGGCATAGAGGGCGTTGGTCATGTCACGCACGGCAATCGACAGATTGCCGATCTCGTCCTGGCGCTCGGAAAAATCCGGGATTTCCTCGCGGTTGCGCATCGACCGGCGCACCCGCACCGCCGCCGCGGAAAGCCGGCGCAGCGGGTTGGCGATGGTCGACGCAAGCAGCATCGACAGGATCGCCGTGACCAGCGCCGCCACGCCGAACACGCGCAGGATCGCCTTGCGTTCCGCCGCCACGATCTTATCGATGTCGCCGCCTTCGGTGGACAGCATCAGCACGCCAAGCACCGCGCGGAAACGCTGAATGGGGACCGCGACGGAGACGATCTGCTCACCCTTTTCGCTCACCCGGACGATGGTGGAAGGGCTGCCGGTCAGTGCCTTCACCACCTCCGGAAAGGCGCCGCCATTGCCGCCGGGCTGTTCCTTGTAGACCGGCAGCGAGTGGTTGGAGAAAATGTCGAAGATGAACTTCTGCGCCCGTTCGGCGACGCTCGGTTCCTCCTCGTCGACCGGCGGCAGGTCGTAGCGCAGGATCTGGCCCTTGGAATAGAGGTGCCTGGAATCGAGCAGAAGGTTTGCATCGCGGTCGTAGATGCGGGCGCGCGTGCGCGTTGGCGAGATCAGCCGTCGCAGCACCGGCGCCACGCGCTCGGGATTGATCGGGAAATCAAGATTGTCGAGTTGGTCGGCGGAAGGGCCGATGCTCTCGCCGGCCTGCAATTCCAGCAATTTCTCGGGATCGATGCGGATGGCGTCGGTCTCGACGGTTGCCGAGGCGGCGATGGCGCCGGCGATGATCTCGCCCTGCGTCATCAGGCTCTCGACACGCGCGTCGATGAGGCCGTCGCGGAAAGTGTTGAGATAGAGGATGCCGGTGACCAGCACCGCCAGACCGGCCAGGTTGAGGAAGAGAATGCGGCGGGTGAGGCTGGAGAAGATGTGATGGCCGAGGAAACGGCGCATCGGCACCGTCACCTTCGAGAACATGGCAGGCAGAATGCGCGGCGGCCGCCGCGCGGCCGCTGTCGGCCTGTTCCGCTCCACCTCTACCGCCATCGTATCCCGATCAGCCTCACGCTTCGCGGAATCGGTAGCCGACTCCATAAAGCGTCTCGATCATCTCGAAGTCGTCGTCGACGACCTTGAACTTCTTGCGCAACCGCTTGATGTGGCTGTCGATGGTGCGGTCGTCGACATAGACCTGCTCATCATAAGCCGAATCCATCAGCGCATCACGGCTTTTCACCACGCCCGGCCGCTGTGCCAGCGAATGCAGGATGAGGAACTCGGTGACGGTCAATATCACCGGCTCGCCCTTCCAGGTGCAGGTGTGGCGTTCCTGATCCATCACGAGCTGGCCGCGCTCGAGCGAGCGGGACTGCTGCGTCGGGGCTTTGGCCGCGGCCTCGCGGGCGCTGGTGCGGCGCAAGACGGCGCGCACGCGCTCGACCAGCAGACGCTGCGAGAACGGCTTCTTGATGAAGTCGTCGGCACCCATCTTCAGGCCGAACAGCTCGTCGATCTCGTCGTCCTTGGAGGTCAGGAAGATCACCGGCAGGTCGGTCTTCTGGCGCAACCGGCGCAGAAGCTCCATGCCGTCCATGCGCGGCATCTTGATGTCGAGGATGGCGAGGTTTGGCGGACGCGCCGCCAGGCCTTCCAGCGCCGAGGCACCGTCGGTGTAGGTCTCGACCCGATATCCTTCCGATTCCAGTGCGATCGAAACCGATGTCAGGATGTTGCGGTCGTCGTCGACCAGGGCGATTGTTGCCATTTCAAGCGGCTCCCTCATGGGCGGGCGTCCCTTCGTTCCGTCGGAACGAGCTTTTGCAGGACAAATTAGGTACAAAATGTGGCACGCCGCCAGCCCTCCTACATCGGCTGGGCGCCTATGTCCACAATCGCGCCCTTCGCCGTGCTCTCGCCGCGATAGGACGACACCCGCGCCGTAATGCTTTGGGCGTGACCCCGGCTTTTTTCATATTTAAACGATTTAAACAACTTTCAAATTTTTTAAATCGATTAATGATTTGATATCGTTTGCTTTTTCTGATTTTGGCCTTTTTCCAGGGCTTTACTCATCCTTTCGGCGGACAGCCATCCAAGGCGGCATTCAACAGGGAGAATTATCGATGTCGGAACGCGGCAAGCGTAATCCCGCATGCGGGCTCGACACCATCGGCCTGAAAACGACGGGCATGGTGCGGTACAATTTCGGTGCCGCCGAGCTCTATGAGGAAGCGCTGCGCCGCGGCGAGGCGAAGCTGACCGCGCATGGCGCACTGTTGGCCGAGACCGGCCAACACACCGGTCGTTCGCCCAAGGACAAGTTCGTGGTTCGCGACGCCAAGACCGAAGACAGCGTCTGGTGGGGCAACAACAAGGCGATCACGCCGGCACAGTTCGAGACGCTCTTCGCTGACTTCCTGGCGCATGCGGCCGACAAGGATCTCTACGTGCAGGACCTGGTCGGCGGCGCCGACGCCGAGCTTTGCCTGCCGACCCGCGTGGTGACCGAGTTCGCCTGGCACTCGCTGTTCATCCGCAATCTTCTGATCCGTCCGGAAATGGAAGCGCTTGCCCGCTTCCTGCCGAAGATGACGATCATCGATCTGCCATCCTTCCGCGCCGACCCAGCCCGCCATGGCACCCGTACCGAGACGGTGATCGCGCTCGACCTGACGCGCATGATCGTGCTGATCGGTGGCACCTCCTATGCCGGAGAGATGAAGAAGTCGGTGTTCACCGCCCTCAACTACCTGCTGCCCGAGCAAAGCGTGATGCCGATGCACTGCTCCGCTAATGAAGGGCCCGACGGCGACGCCGCCGTGTTCTTCGGTCTCTCCGGAACCGGCAAGACCACGCTGTCGGCCGATCCGGCGCGCACGCTGATCGGTGACGACGAACATGGCTGGGGCCCGCACGGCATCTTCAATTTCGAGGGCGGCTGCTATGCCAAGACCATCAAGCTCTCGGCCGAAGCGGAGCCTGAAATCTTCGCCACCACGCGCCGCTTCGGCACGGTGCTGGAGAACGTGATCCTCGACGACAACCGCGTGCCGGATTTCGACGACGGGCGGCTCACCGAGAACACGCGTTGCGCCTATCCGCTGAACTTCATTCCCAATGCCAGCGCCAGCGGCCGCGCAAGCCACCCCAAGAACATCATCATGCTGACGGCCGACGCCTTCGGCGTGATGCCGCCGATCGCCCGGCTGACGCCGGCGCAGGCGATGTATCATTTCCTGTCCGGCTATACCGCGAAGGTGGCCGGCACCGAAAAGGGCGTGACCGAGCCGGAAGCGACCTTCTCGACCTGCTTCGGCGCACCCTTCATGCCGCGCCATCCTTCGGAATACGGCAATCTGCTGCGCGAGCTGATCGCCCGGCACGGCGTCACCTGCTGGCTCGTCAACACCGGCTGGACCGGCGGCGCCTATGGCACCGGTCGCCGCATGCCGATCAAGGCGACGCGCGCGCTTCTGGCCGCCGCCCTCAACGGCTCGCTGAACATGGCCAGCTTCCGCACCGACCCGAATTTCGGCTTCGAGGTTCCTGTGACCGTGGACGGCGTCGACGGCGCCATCCTCGATCCGCGCTCGACGTGGGCCGACAAGCCCGCCTATGACCGTCAGGCCGCCAAGCTGGTTGGCATGTTCATCGACAATTTCGGCAAGTTCGAGGACCATGTCGATGCATCGGTGCGTGGTGCTGCGCCACGCGTTCAGGTAGCTGCCGAATAACAGCATTCCGACGCATTTCTCCTCCAGGGCCCGATTGCGATCGGGCCTTTTCTTTTTGGCGCCGCCGCGCCATCACTGGTCAATGGGCAACGAAGATACAATCACCATCAGCCGCGAGGCGGTCATCCATCCGGACGACCTCGAGGAGAGCTTTATCCGCTCCTCGGGTCCCGGTGGGCAGAACGTCAACAAGGTGGCCACCGCCGTGCAGCTGCGCTTCGACGCAGCAGGCGCCACTGGCCTTTCCGAGCGCGTGCGCGACAGGGTGATCCGGATGGCTGGCCAGCGCGCGACCAAGGATGGCGTCATCGTCATCGAGGCCGGCCGTTTCCGCACGCAGGAACAGAACCGCGCCGACGCTAGGACCCGGCTGACGGCACTGGTGGCCAAGGCCGCCGAACCGCCACCACCACCGCGCAAGAAGACGAAGCCGAGCAAGGGCGCGATCGAGCGGCGGCTGAAAAGCAAGGCGGGACGCGCGACCGTCAAGAAGCTGCGCGGCCGGGTTGGCGACGAGTAACAGGCACGTTCCGCAACGTGACTTCACATCGTCGTCTTCGGATGCGAGGTTGGCACTCCCGCAAACAGGCAAGGAGAGGCCTCAATGGGAATTTTCGATTTCGTCAAAGGCGTCGGCAAGAAGCTTGGCATCGGCGGCGACGAGGAAGCAGCGCCTGAAGCCGACGCCCTGAAAAAGGAGCTGGATTCACACAAGCTCGGCACCGACGGCGTCCAGATCGAGGTCAAGGGCGACACCGCCGTACTGAAGGGCGAGGTCAAGGACCAGTCGATCTTCGAAAAGGCGGTGATCGCGGTTGGCAACACGCTGGGTGTGTCGAAGGTGCAGGCCGACGAGTTGAAGGTCGGCACCGACGCCGCCAGCGCCGCACCCGCCAAGGCGCCCGTCTTCTATACGGTCAAGAAGGGCGACAACCTCTGGAAGATCGCCGAGGCGCAATATGGCAAGGGCAATGGCGCCAAGAACCCGCTGATCTTCGAGGCCAACAAGCCGATGCTGACCCATCCCGACAAGATCTATCCCGGCCAGGTTCTGCGTATTCCCGAACTTTCCTGATCAGGGGATCGCTCGGCGATCATCGACGAGACGGCGGCTTTCGGGTCGCCGTTTTTCGTTTCCGGACGCATTGCTATTCTATGAGCGCTACCAGCAACCGGAGCCCGACCATGCTCGTCCTGCCCAAAGGCGTCCGCCATATGCCCGGCTTCCTGCCGCGACCCGCCCAGGAGGCACTGGTCGAGGCGGTGCGCACCGTGGTGCAGGAAGCGCCGCTCTACGTGCCGGCGATGCCGCGCACCGGCAAGGAGATGAGCGTGCGCATGACCAATTGCGGAACACTCGGCTGGGTCACCGACAAGGAGCGCGGCTATCGTTATCAAGCGACGCATCCGGTGACAGGAATGCCCTGGCCACCGATCCCGGAAAGCCTGCTTGCCTTGTGGCGCGAGGTTTCGGGCTATCCGCACCCGCCGGAGGCCTGTCTCGTCAATTTCTACACGGCGGATGCCAAGATGGGCCTGCACCAAGACCGCGACGAACAGGAATTCGACGCGCCCGTCGTCTCGATCTCGCTCGGCGACGATTGCCTGTTTCGCGTCGGCCAACCCAAGCGCGACGGCAAGACCGTTTCATTCAGGCTTAAGTCCGGCGACGTCGTGGTGCTTGGCGGCGAAGGCCGCCTGGCCTTCCACGGCGTCGACAGGATTTATCCCATGACTTCGGCGCTGTTGAAGAATGGCGGCAGGATCAATCTGACGCTGAGGCGGGTGACAGTGCCGTAGCCGAGATGTCAGCGCCAGTTCTCTCTGGACAGGCTCAACCCAGTTCGAGGATGCTGCGGCGGTCGATTCGTTGCTGTGGTGGGCATGGGCAAGACTGGGCGCAACCTCAAACTGGCCCTCCTCATATTGGGTGTGGCTCATCTCATCGGCGCTTGTATCTACAAATACAGCAGCCTCACCGGCATCAGCGGACTGCTCTATGCCGACGGCACGCCCGTCGGCGGCGATTTCATCAATCTGTGGGCGGCAGCCCGCATGGTGCTGTCCGGACACGCGAACGAGATCTACGCCGTCAGCGGCTTCAAGGCTTATCAGGCCACGTTCGTTGGCGGCGCCGATCTGGGACTGCGTCTGTGGGCCTATCCCCCACATTCCCTGCTTCTGATCTGGCCGTTCGGCCTGATCGGCTACTACCCGGCCCTTGCCGTCTGGTCCGTGTTCGGCCTGATATTGCTGTTCGTCGGCGCGCGGCGGTTC
The genomic region above belongs to Mesorhizobium terrae and contains:
- a CDS encoding HPr family phosphocarrier protein yields the protein MSTMSTEVGHVARDMRIINQRGLHARASAKFVQVAGSFDACVHVEKDGTKVGGTSIMGLMMLAASPGCSIRVTASGKEAAEVIAALDDLVASKFGEEI
- a CDS encoding glutamate racemase; protein product: MAHLGSPDPLALSTPIAVFDAGIGSYAIVELIRRRQPRRDILYFADRARFPYGGKGRDELLSIIQGTIRFLLEYAPQAIVVASNAPSIMVLDALRDSCPLPVYGVAPPLEEALARSRSGQVGIMGVRSLIESAELSRFVRERAVDPASVALINASPMVELVESGAFLSEPERTLLAVTEFAAEIAARHPSIDVLTLSSTHLPWLRSFFEQAQPTWLLLDPAENVVAALPDAAEGSGRTVALVTEGGGYDIAGFRKMLDKIGVDLPLTVVNPDIA
- a CDS encoding HPr kinase/phosphorylase, which translates into the protein MPVEPPRNIHATALLAGDCGLLITGASGAGKSTLALALIGHFRSLGLFSRLVADDQLFISGHGGRLVCQAPPTIAGLAEVAGIGPQPLAFEKEAVIDLCVRLVAEAEMQRFQKDATIEIAGCTIAALDVAARNVTAAVAAVSARLSIASFR
- the ahcY gene encoding adenosylhomocysteinase; its protein translation is MTGSKDYVIADISLAGWGRKEIEIAETEMPGLMACREEFGEKKPLQGARITGSLHMTIQTAVLIETLKALGADIRWASCNIFSTQDHAAAAIAESGIPVFAVKGESLEEYWDYTDKIFQWADGGLSNMILDDGGDATMYILIGARAEAGEDVLSKPGSEEEEILFAQIKKRLKASPGFFTKQREAIRGVTEETTTGVNRLYQLQKKSLLPFPAINVNDSVTKSKFDNKYGCKESLVDGIRRGTDVMMAGKVAVVCGYGDVGKGSAASLSGAGARVKVTEVDPICALQAAMDGFEVVTLEDAAPTADIVITTTGNKDVITLDHMRAMKDMVIVGNIGHFDNEIQVAALRNLKWTNVKPQVDMISFPDGKRLLLLSEGRLLNLGNATGHPSFVMSASFTNQVLAQMELWTQPGKYENKVYTLPKHLDEKVARLHLGKLGAKLTDLSNEQAAYIGVTTQGPFKPEHYRY
- a CDS encoding sensor histidine kinase, with the protein product MPGEDPLKAGQAVAGGHQDRAIAARPSAFRQRLSPRGRFARLLCGTALVLPFHALAARAEDALVKGTSVPISTMEVIQLALTVGVVGAAFVSAIALIRERQRTAAENLDLRGRLADANAALQRSEALLNLRDQRVVVWPAENKKPEIVGSLPMETGAPDDRAAFLAFGRWLMPRSAAALENAVAALREKGIAFDLVAETQAGAPLEIQGRKGAAHGIVRFVSLSEAQRNLARLKLEHQRVSAEHDTVLGLFDVLKMPLWMRGADGRLKWVNRAYWTAVEAADRDAALRDGREFLGSQARDAIASEHKSRPVFEQTLSTVIAGDRHVFAVTDFAGTDGSAGLAHDISAADAMREEYERTVRSHADTLDKLNTAVAIFNADEKLRFYNQAFQKLWGLDTAFLSSTPDNVLLLDRLRSAGKIAEQPEWRRWKENLLSAYRSVEPVEHWWHLPDGKTIRVVGNPQPKGGVTWVFENLTEKIDLESRYQTAVRVQGETLDNLTEGVAVFGPDGRLRLSNPAFAQMWELPAEAVLPAVHVTTIRDLCAGRAKDGPWAGFVAAVTGFDDERRDHHGQTTLENGNTLRYAVIHLPNGQVMFTFVDVTDSVNVERALKDKNDALLKSDQLKNDFVQHVSYELRSPLTNIIGFTELLSLPGTGPLTTKQQEYLDHIGSSSSVLLTIVNDILDLATVDAGIMQLDISEVKVEGTVKAAAELVADRLEEHAIRLGIDIAAAPKSFHGDETRVRQILYNLLSNAANYAPEGSTIRLACRETAEGVEFSVQDDGPGMPPDVLDSVFRRFEPRVNGGRRRGAGLGLSIVKSFVELHGGSVRIETGENRGTTVICTFPAAPAGIRAAAE
- a CDS encoding PTS sugar transporter subunit IIA; this encodes MIGLVLVTHGRLADEFRLAVEHVVGPQENFETVAIGADDDMEQRRRDIVEAVRRVDGGTGVILLTDMFGGTPSNLAISVMEAGRIEVIAGMNLPMLIKLSSVRKSDNMVAALDEAQAAGRKYINVASQLLTSK